From one Pseudomonas sp. B21-048 genomic stretch:
- a CDS encoding DUF6124 family protein: MFKITPNPPETDDVSPYETPDSKKLNEAADRALDYYLKPVIPKDTPRKPSTIYHVGAEVDNETLLVNACESLASASMMLSEFAGLMDVPHRNMMLGIQQVVMLGELAVNRVLDNFDPRG, encoded by the coding sequence ATGTTCAAGATCACGCCCAACCCACCGGAAACCGACGACGTTTCCCCGTACGAAACCCCCGACTCCAAAAAGCTCAACGAAGCCGCCGACCGCGCCCTCGATTACTACCTCAAACCAGTCATTCCCAAAGATACTCCGCGCAAACCCAGCACCATTTACCATGTCGGCGCCGAGGTCGATAACGAAACCCTGCTGGTCAACGCCTGCGAATCCCTGGCGTCAGCGAGCATGATGCTCAGTGAGTTCGCCGGATTGATGGACGTGCCACATCGCAACATGATGTTGGGGATTCAGCAGGTGGTCATGCTTGGTGAGTTGGCAGTCAATCGGGTGCTGGATAACTTCGATCCGCGAGGCTAG
- a CDS encoding ATP-binding protein has product MIRSLRVRLMLAATILAVLFMLALLPAMQGAFSLALQDSIEQRLASDVTTLISAARVDNNRLQMPAQLPDERFNLTDSRLLGYIYDREGHLVWRSKATQEENINYKPRYDGRGNEFARIREANGEEFFVYDVEVKLLGGKSAAFSIVALQPVREYEITLEGLRENLYLGFGAALLVLLALLWIGLTWGLQALRRLSQELDQIESGTRESLSEQHPRELLRLTGSLNRLLHSEREQRSRYRDSLDDLAHSLKTPLTVLQGVSEDMAQKPQARDQAWVLQTQIERMSQQIGYQLQRASLRKSGLVRHQVRLRPVLQSLCDTLDKVYRDKRVRVAIDLPEQCYVPIEQGALLEMMGNLLENAYRLCLSEVRVSVRETFSGIELCVEDDGPGVPPDQRARILQRGERLDRQHPGQGIGLAVVKDIIESYSAKLTLGDSPMGGAAFRIHFPVV; this is encoded by the coding sequence TTGATTCGTTCCCTTCGTGTTCGCTTGATGCTCGCCGCCACGATCCTGGCGGTGTTGTTCATGCTGGCGTTGCTGCCGGCGATGCAGGGCGCATTCAGCCTGGCGTTGCAGGATTCCATCGAGCAGCGCCTGGCGTCGGACGTCACCACGCTGATCTCCGCCGCCCGGGTGGATAACAACCGCTTGCAGATGCCGGCGCAGTTGCCCGATGAGCGCTTCAACCTCACCGACAGCCGTTTGCTCGGTTACATCTATGACCGCGAAGGTCATCTGGTCTGGCGTTCGAAGGCCACCCAGGAAGAGAACATCAACTACAAGCCACGTTACGACGGGCGCGGTAATGAGTTCGCGAGAATTCGCGAAGCCAATGGCGAAGAGTTCTTCGTCTATGACGTCGAGGTCAAACTGCTGGGCGGCAAAAGTGCGGCGTTCAGTATCGTCGCGCTGCAACCGGTACGCGAATACGAAATCACCCTCGAAGGCCTGCGGGAAAACCTCTATCTGGGTTTCGGCGCAGCCTTGCTGGTGTTGCTCGCCTTGCTATGGATTGGCCTGACCTGGGGTTTGCAGGCATTGCGCCGGCTGAGCCAGGAGCTGGACCAGATCGAAAGTGGCACTCGCGAAAGCCTCAGCGAACAACACCCGCGTGAATTGCTGCGCCTGACCGGCTCGCTCAATCGCTTGTTGCACAGCGAGCGTGAACAGCGCAGCCGTTATCGCGACTCCCTCGACGACCTGGCTCACAGCCTGAAAACCCCGCTGACGGTATTGCAAGGGGTCAGCGAAGACATGGCGCAAAAGCCGCAAGCACGCGATCAGGCCTGGGTGCTGCAAACCCAGATCGAGCGTATGAGCCAGCAGATCGGCTATCAACTGCAGCGCGCGAGCCTGCGCAAAAGCGGTCTGGTGCGCCATCAAGTGCGCCTGCGTCCGGTGCTGCAAAGCCTCTGCGACACGCTGGACAAGGTCTACCGCGACAAACGCGTGCGGGTCGCTATCGACCTGCCGGAGCAATGTTACGTGCCGATCGAGCAGGGCGCCTTGCTGGAAATGATGGGCAACCTGTTGGAAAACGCTTATCGCCTGTGCCTCAGCGAAGTGCGCGTCAGCGTGCGTGAAACCTTCAGCGGGATTGAACTCTGTGTCGAAGATGACGGGCCGGGCGTGCCACCGGATCAGCGTGCGCGGATTCTGCAGCGGGGCGAGCGGCTGGATCGTCAGCATCCGGGGCAGGGGATTGGGTTGGCGGTGGTCAAGGACATCATCGAAAGCTACAGCGCCAAGCTGACGCTGGGGGATTCGCCGATGGGCGGGGCGGCGTTCCGGATTCATTTTCCGGTGGTTTGA